The Gossypium arboreum isolate Shixiya-1 chromosome 4, ASM2569848v2, whole genome shotgun sequence DNA segment CTTTCCGCCACTCGCCGACCCACCTCCATGCAGTCTTCACCCCCACTTTATATTATTACACCATGtatgatgctatattataatccAATCCACTAGGGTTTGTTTGGAAAGACAAGTCCCCCACTCAACCATTTCTATTAAAATCACATTTTAGTATTGGAATGCAAGAATAATGTTTCATAGAATAATTGCAATCTCTAGAAAGTATAATCTCTCCATTTATAGGAAAGTATACAAAGTTTCCATTTAGAAAGGGAACATAATAATAAGAAGTATACACCCATTTGATATACTCAAATTACATCATGAAAATTCCTCACTGTACACCAAGCAAACTCACAAAAGAAAGATCAGAACAAAAACCAACTCCAATAATAAGGccaaattttttatgttttttcatGAAGTAATAATTCAGTAGCAGCAAATTGGACATCGAATGAGTCCATTTTCATTACAATCAGGACATCTTTGGAATCCATACTCACCCTTTTCACCTCCattctcatcatcatcatcatcatcatcatcatcatcatcatcttcttcttcttgttgTTCTTCTTGTTCTTGTTCTTCCCTTTCATCATCTTCATAATACACTTTACAACTCCCTGAACAAGTCTCACATGGCACGAATCTGATATCCCCACAAGCTTCACAAGCTCCACTACCTCCCCCATTGCCATCACCATCATCACCCACCATTTCACACCCTTCGACAGCCTTCTCTAGCTCACCTTCTTCATGCATTCGCCTTATTTCTTCAGCTCCACCGATGTATTTTTTCCCCACAAATACCCTTGGTAATCCACCTTTAAACCCTTCTCCTATTAGCTCTTTCAATTCCTCTTTGAACCCTGAATGCATCGAAACATCTCGTTCATCGATACGAACTCCCAAGCTTTTCAAAATCACTCTAACATCACAACAATCCTCGTATGTCTTTCGAACACCTCTTAAACTTGTAAAATACAGAACAACCTTATCCTTTTTAAGTGATTCCCTAAAGCTAGAAATGATTTCAGGGTCGAAATCTGTGACCCCCAAATCAGCTTCATTATCATCAGTGTCTTGAATTTGAAGCCACTTACTCTTTGGAACATCAAAAGAAAAACTCCTGAAATGACCTGGAGATCGAAGGGGACTAATATCTTCAAGCCCTGCCATCATTTCCCATATATTGATTGTTTCAGGCTCTCCAGGAGGAGTCCGAATAGGCGTCTTGGGGACAACTTTTGGAATCTTATCTTCAAGCATTTTCGACCATATTTTGGCTTCAATCACTTTCATATTCAACCCTTTACTCTCTTCTTCAACTTCCTTCAAATCCCCATTGATTTTGGAGCCGTTTTCAAAAGCTGCAACGTTGATGGTGCCGCCATTGCTGTGGTGGTTGTCTTCTAGCTTGAGAGTGCCTAATGTTGTGGATGTTAACGCTACGACATGGTAACTATCGCCTGTGTGCTGAGCCGGATGATGAACATGCATCGAATAGCTTCTTGGAACAGGCGAATAAGGAGCCCGGCAATGGCGGCATCGTTTCTGCTTGGAACTAGCGCAACCCATAAAAAAAACaggggaaaagaaaaagggaaaacagTGAagaaaaatatgggaattttgaaatgtgatttgatgaataagACTAAGAGAGCATCCCTTGTTAAATGAGCTGGATTTGTGAGGTTTTGGTGGagattaaatcattaaaaattggggATGAAATAAAGAAATGTTGTTGA contains these protein-coding regions:
- the LOC108457916 gene encoding uncharacterized protein At3g28850-like, which translates into the protein MGCASSKQKRCRHCRAPYSPVPRSYSMHVHHPAQHTGDSYHVVALTSTTLGTLKLEDNHHSNGGTINVAAFENGSKINGDLKEVEEESKGLNMKVIEAKIWSKMLEDKIPKVVPKTPIRTPPGEPETINIWEMMAGLEDISPLRSPGHFRSFSFDVPKSKWLQIQDTDDNEADLGVTDFDPEIISSFRESLKKDKVVLYFTSLRGVRKTYEDCCDVRVILKSLGVRIDERDVSMHSGFKEELKELIGEGFKGGLPRVFVGKKYIGGAEEIRRMHEEGELEKAVEGCEMVGDDGDGNGGGSGACEACGDIRFVPCETCSGSCKVYYEDDEREEQEQEEQQEEEDDDDDDDDDDDDENGGEKGEYGFQRCPDCNENGLIRCPICCY